In Amycolatopsis jiangsuensis, the following proteins share a genomic window:
- a CDS encoding TrmH family RNA methyltransferase codes for MELQQIGLQHPAANLVRDIQHNRSGIPRRTFVAEGLFENNIVLESGVAVETFLWCPEASYSDESRTRAEQLAGRARRAYRISEKTLARLAERPNPDGLLTIARLPDWEPEEFAFGEDALVLVTDALEIPGNLGTLLRTMDACAADCLVMTNRRTRMTHPKVLRSSQGMSIKVPSFDFDDTGEAIGWLERNDFRVYLADTDESVNYRQLDYRGRTALVVGSERFGISRPWYESGFQRVGIPMLGSADSLNVSVSASVLLYEARAHKSGW; via the coding sequence ATGGAACTCCAGCAGATCGGCCTGCAGCATCCGGCGGCGAACCTCGTCCGGGACATCCAGCACAACCGATCCGGTATCCCGCGCCGTACGTTCGTCGCCGAGGGGCTGTTCGAGAACAACATCGTGCTCGAATCCGGGGTCGCGGTGGAGACCTTCCTGTGGTGTCCCGAAGCGTCCTATTCGGACGAATCGCGGACGCGGGCCGAGCAGCTGGCCGGGCGGGCCCGGCGGGCCTACCGGATCTCCGAAAAGACCCTGGCGCGGCTGGCCGAGCGGCCGAATCCGGACGGGTTGCTCACGATCGCCCGGCTGCCCGACTGGGAGCCGGAAGAGTTCGCCTTCGGTGAGGACGCGCTGGTGCTGGTCACCGACGCACTGGAGATTCCCGGGAACCTCGGCACGCTGCTGCGCACCATGGACGCCTGCGCCGCGGACTGCCTGGTGATGACGAACCGGCGCACGCGCATGACGCATCCGAAGGTGCTGCGCAGCAGTCAGGGGATGAGCATCAAGGTGCCCTCGTTCGACTTCGACGACACCGGCGAAGCGATCGGCTGGCTGGAGCGCAACGACTTCCGGGTCTACCTCGCCGACACCGACGAAAGCGTCAACTACCGGCAGCTGGATTACCGCGGGCGGACCGCGCTGGTGGTCGGCAGTGAGCGGTTCGGCATCTCCCGGCCATGGTACGAGAGCGGTTTCCAGCGGGTCGGGATTCCGATGCTGGGGTCGGCGGATTCACTGAACGTGTCGGTGTCCGCGTCGGTGCTGCTGTACGAGGCACGGGCGCACAAGAGCGGCTGGTAG
- a CDS encoding ABC transporter permease, producing the protein MDTASPESTVRGRSGEHVWLSFAVRRLVRLLVSVWVLLTAAFGMIHVIPGDPVRAALGQNAPAALVEARRAALGLTDPLWQQYLRYLGDLFTGHFGTSMSTGLPVSQVIADRLPATVEIAGYAFLVAVVVAVPLGAGMAVLTRGGRRGRTELAFTSTTVVLAAIPEFLLAVGLVFVFAVSFGWLPVAGRGDPASYLLPVAALAIGPAAVLSRIVRVEMLAVLHADYVRTARAKRLPSAVVYLRHALPNALTATLTVAGMLLGAMVAGTVLVENVFAWPGLGSTIVQSIIAKDYPQVQAVVLVYGLGVLLVNLVVDVAIAVLDPRSLKKEG; encoded by the coding sequence TTGGACACGGCGTCCCCGGAGAGCACCGTCCGTGGCCGCTCCGGCGAGCACGTCTGGCTGTCTTTCGCGGTGCGCCGGCTGGTCCGGCTGCTGGTTTCGGTGTGGGTGCTGCTGACCGCGGCGTTCGGGATGATTCACGTGATTCCCGGCGATCCGGTCCGTGCGGCACTCGGCCAGAACGCCCCTGCCGCGCTCGTGGAGGCGCGGCGGGCGGCGCTCGGGCTCACCGATCCGTTGTGGCAGCAGTACCTTCGCTACCTCGGTGACCTGTTCACCGGGCACTTCGGCACGTCGATGAGCACCGGGCTGCCGGTTTCGCAGGTGATCGCGGACCGGTTGCCGGCGACGGTGGAGATCGCCGGGTACGCCTTCCTCGTCGCGGTGGTCGTCGCCGTGCCGCTCGGCGCGGGCATGGCCGTGCTGACCCGCGGCGGCAGACGCGGCCGGACCGAGCTCGCGTTCACCTCGACGACCGTCGTACTGGCCGCGATCCCGGAGTTCCTCCTCGCGGTCGGGCTGGTGTTCGTGTTCGCGGTCAGCTTCGGCTGGCTGCCGGTGGCCGGCCGCGGCGACCCGGCGTCGTACCTGCTGCCGGTGGCGGCGCTCGCGATCGGCCCGGCCGCGGTGCTTTCGCGGATCGTGCGGGTGGAGATGCTCGCGGTGCTGCACGCGGACTACGTCCGCACCGCACGGGCGAAACGACTGCCGTCCGCGGTGGTCTACCTCCGGCACGCGCTGCCGAACGCGCTGACCGCCACGCTGACCGTCGCCGGGATGCTGCTGGGCGCCATGGTCGCCGGGACGGTGCTGGTCGAGAACGTGTTCGCCTGGCCGGGACTCGGCAGCACGATCGTGCAGTCGATCATCGCCAAGGACTATCCGCAGGTGCAGGCGGTGGTGCTGGTGTACGGCCTCGGCGTGCTGCTGGTGAACCTCGTCGTGGACGTGGCGATCGCGGTGCTCGATCCCCGGTCCCTGAAGAAGGAGGGCTGA
- a CDS encoding winged helix-turn-helix transcriptional regulator, with translation MARTDYSDFACSVARSVEVMGQWWTPLILRDLYLGVDTFDELVADLGISRSLLTRRLNGLAEDGVIRRETYSDRGDRYRYLLEPAGHDLIPVLAALSAWGDRWHTPEGGPPLLFEHEGHECVPTVACSTCAQPVTTADLVPVPGPGSRPVRGTAVVASRPLGPTAEPRKSR, from the coding sequence ATGGCCCGGACCGACTACTCCGATTTCGCGTGCTCCGTCGCCCGCAGCGTGGAGGTGATGGGCCAGTGGTGGACCCCACTGATCCTGCGTGACCTCTACCTCGGCGTGGACACCTTCGACGAGCTGGTCGCCGACCTCGGCATTTCCCGCAGCCTGCTCACCCGCCGGCTCAACGGGCTGGCCGAGGACGGGGTGATCCGCCGCGAGACCTACAGCGACCGCGGCGACCGCTACCGCTACCTGCTCGAGCCCGCGGGCCACGACCTGATCCCCGTGCTGGCCGCGCTGAGCGCATGGGGAGACCGCTGGCACACGCCGGAAGGCGGTCCCCCGCTGCTGTTCGAACACGAGGGTCACGAGTGCGTGCCCACTGTGGCCTGCTCGACCTGCGCGCAGCCGGTGACCACCGCCGACCTCGTCCCGGTGCCGGGCCCCGGCTCCCGCCCGGTCCGCGGCACCGCGGTCGTCGCCTCCCGCCCGTTGGGTCCCACCGCAGAACCGAGGAAAAGCCGATGA
- a CDS encoding dipeptide/oligopeptide/nickel ABC transporter permease/ATP-binding protein — translation MLLLVLLLAIAAPILWTHQAEAVDTGQILRGVSGEHWAGTDNLGRDIFFRVLVATRFSIELAMAATALGVVVGLVLGTAPLLLGRRAGRLVVAAVDIAVAFPGLLLALFFAVIFGVGTKGAVLAIGFAVAPAFARLTHTLAAGVSGLDYIAAARITGAGRIRVLVRHVLPNIAEPLVVNATIAAGGALISFAGLSFLGLGVQPPSYDWGRLLGDGLTGLYLHPAAALAPALAVVVAGLAFNLFGEVAAKALGHPSPGQKIRSRAKAAVPVEKPAVSSPDGPVLVVEDLRVSFPGPDGPVHPVRGVGFSLRRGETVGVVGESGSGKSLTALAVARLIEEPGQVRAERVEFLGRSLLGDERALRPLLGASFAMVFQDPSSSFNPTRRIGAQLAEVARYHRGMRRADAFAHAVDRLRAVRLPAAQRRAKQLPHEFSGGMRQRAMIGMGLMGKPALIVADEPTTALDVTVQRQVLGLLRDVRDADDVAILLISHDISVIGQMCARVLVMYAGQIVEDLPTTDLAAARHPYTRALLAAVPGLDTDRDQPLAVIPGRPPEPGNPPPGCAFAPRCPLADTRCETEQPPLEVDDEGRRVACWHAGDTVPPDATAVGAGETR, via the coding sequence ATGCTGCTCCTGGTGCTCCTGCTGGCGATCGCCGCGCCGATCCTGTGGACGCACCAGGCCGAGGCCGTGGACACCGGCCAGATCCTGCGGGGCGTGTCCGGGGAACACTGGGCGGGCACCGACAACCTGGGCCGCGACATCTTCTTCCGAGTACTGGTCGCCACGCGGTTCTCGATCGAACTGGCAATGGCCGCAACGGCACTCGGAGTCGTCGTGGGACTGGTGCTGGGTACCGCGCCGCTGCTGCTCGGCAGGCGAGCGGGCCGGCTCGTGGTCGCGGCCGTGGACATCGCGGTGGCGTTCCCCGGTCTGCTGCTCGCGTTGTTCTTCGCGGTGATCTTCGGGGTGGGCACGAAGGGCGCGGTGCTGGCGATCGGCTTCGCCGTCGCACCCGCCTTCGCCCGGCTGACGCACACCCTTGCCGCCGGGGTCAGCGGACTGGACTACATCGCCGCGGCCCGGATCACCGGCGCCGGACGGATCCGGGTACTGGTGCGGCACGTCCTGCCCAACATCGCCGAACCACTCGTGGTGAACGCGACCATCGCCGCGGGCGGCGCGCTGATCTCCTTCGCCGGGCTGTCCTTCCTGGGACTCGGCGTGCAGCCGCCGTCCTACGACTGGGGCCGGTTGCTCGGGGACGGGTTGACCGGGCTGTACCTGCATCCCGCGGCCGCGCTGGCGCCTGCCCTCGCGGTCGTGGTCGCCGGGCTGGCGTTCAACCTGTTCGGCGAGGTCGCGGCGAAGGCACTTGGGCACCCGTCGCCCGGACAGAAGATCCGCTCCCGCGCGAAAGCCGCCGTGCCGGTGGAGAAGCCCGCCGTCTCGTCGCCGGACGGTCCGGTGCTGGTGGTCGAGGATCTGCGAGTGAGCTTTCCCGGGCCGGACGGTCCGGTGCACCCGGTGCGCGGCGTCGGGTTTTCCCTTCGCCGCGGGGAAACCGTGGGCGTGGTGGGGGAATCGGGCTCCGGCAAGAGCCTGACCGCGCTCGCGGTCGCCCGGCTGATCGAGGAGCCCGGGCAGGTGCGGGCAGAGCGGGTGGAGTTCCTCGGCCGGTCGCTGCTCGGCGACGAACGGGCGTTGCGGCCGCTGCTCGGCGCGTCGTTCGCGATGGTCTTCCAGGACCCCTCGTCGTCGTTCAACCCGACCCGGCGGATCGGTGCCCAGCTGGCCGAAGTGGCGCGGTACCACCGGGGAATGCGGCGCGCGGACGCGTTCGCCCATGCGGTGGACCGGTTGCGCGCGGTGCGGCTGCCGGCGGCGCAGCGGCGGGCGAAGCAGCTGCCGCACGAGTTCTCCGGCGGCATGCGTCAGCGCGCGATGATCGGGATGGGCTTGATGGGCAAGCCGGCGCTGATCGTCGCCGACGAACCCACCACCGCGCTGGACGTCACGGTGCAGCGCCAGGTACTGGGGCTGCTGCGGGACGTACGCGACGCCGACGACGTGGCGATCCTGCTGATCAGCCACGACATCTCGGTGATCGGCCAGATGTGCGCGCGGGTGCTGGTGATGTACGCGGGGCAGATCGTGGAAGACCTGCCGACCACGGACCTGGCGGCCGCGCGACACCCGTACACGCGTGCGCTGCTCGCCGCCGTGCCCGGCCTGGACACCGACCGGGACCAGCCGCTCGCGGTGATCCCCGGCCGGCCCCCTGAGCCGGGGAATCCGCCGCCGGGCTGTGCGTTCGCGCCTCGCTGTCCGCTCGCGGACACCCGCTGCGAGACCGAGCAGCCGCCGCTGGAGGTCGACGACGAGGGGCGCCGGGTCGCGTGCTGGCACGCGGGCGACACGGTACCGCCGGACGCGACCGCGGTCGGAGCGGGAGAAACACGATGA
- a CDS encoding TrmH family RNA methyltransferase, with translation MTGLITSAANPLAKRVRQLADRKHRRAEEAFVVEGLQPVWCAVEAGWDIETLIVAPDLLAGAPARRMVEERERAGVAVARVSADLFARLVDRDGPGGLAAIVRTRPGGLSTLDAPSGAIFVALHRIANPGNLGTIIRTVDAVGGAGVILIGDTVDAYSPAAVKASMGSLFAVDVVHTPDAGAFFGWAAERGVTVLATSGTADGDHWRAGYEPPLAVLLGSEREGLPEDLLAAASRRLRIPMVGTVDSLNIGVAASIVLYEARRNNPITGS, from the coding sequence GTGACCGGCCTCATCACCAGCGCCGCCAACCCGCTCGCCAAGCGGGTCCGCCAGCTCGCGGACCGCAAGCACCGGCGGGCCGAGGAGGCGTTCGTCGTCGAGGGACTCCAGCCGGTCTGGTGCGCGGTCGAGGCCGGGTGGGACATCGAGACGCTCATCGTCGCCCCCGATCTGCTGGCAGGGGCGCCGGCGCGACGCATGGTCGAGGAGCGGGAACGCGCGGGGGTCGCGGTGGCGCGGGTCAGCGCGGACCTGTTCGCCCGGCTCGTCGACCGGGACGGGCCCGGCGGGCTCGCGGCGATCGTGCGCACTCGCCCCGGCGGTCTGTCCACTCTGGACGCTCCATCCGGCGCGATCTTCGTGGCACTGCACCGAATCGCCAATCCAGGCAATCTCGGCACGATCATCCGCACGGTGGACGCGGTGGGTGGCGCCGGCGTCATCCTCATCGGCGACACGGTGGATGCGTACTCCCCCGCCGCGGTCAAGGCCAGCATGGGGTCGCTCTTCGCCGTCGACGTGGTGCACACGCCGGACGCGGGCGCGTTCTTCGGCTGGGCCGCCGAGCGGGGCGTCACCGTGCTGGCCACCTCGGGCACCGCGGACGGCGACCACTGGCGCGCCGGCTACGAACCCCCGCTCGCCGTCCTGCTCGGCAGCGAACGGGAGGGCCTGCCCGAGGACCTGCTGGCCGCCGCGTCCCGCCGGCTGCGGATCCCCATGGTCGGCACGGTGGACTCGCTGAACATCGGGGTGGCCGCGTCGATCGTGCTCTACGAGGCCCGCCGGAACAATCCGATCACCGGCAGCTGA
- a CDS encoding nuclear transport factor 2 family protein yields the protein MPYHYVVSRIVRGIWRRVNTGDLDAPSRMSAAGLRFTVVGDTVIGGSWQGRDAIRDWLHSFAARFTDLRFEVEDVALSGWPWRTRVAIRLVVGGTLPDGTAYRNNATQWLTLRWGRMTDDWVLEDTKVVDAGLGRAS from the coding sequence ATGCCCTACCACTACGTCGTGAGCCGGATCGTGCGCGGGATCTGGCGCAGGGTGAACACCGGCGACCTCGACGCACCGTCGCGGATGTCGGCCGCGGGGCTGCGGTTCACCGTCGTCGGCGACACCGTGATCGGCGGGAGCTGGCAGGGCCGCGACGCCATCCGGGACTGGCTGCACTCGTTCGCCGCCCGCTTCACCGACCTGCGGTTCGAGGTCGAGGACGTCGCACTCAGCGGCTGGCCGTGGCGAACCAGGGTCGCGATCCGCCTGGTGGTCGGCGGCACCCTCCCCGACGGCACGGCCTACCGCAACAACGCCACGCAATGGCTGACCCTGCGCTGGGGCCGGATGACCGACGACTGGGTCCTCGAGGACACCAAGGTCGTCGACGCGGGCCTGGGCCGCGCTTCCTGA
- a CDS encoding GNAT family N-acetyltransferase produces the protein MSARAVDRKAEVVATAAAAAAGVRIRELSDLSELQSVQRLFERVWRTDEAGVPITAELMRALTKAGNYVAGAYSGDELVGACAGFFGTPSDEVLHSHIAGVSPAVRRHVGFAVKLHQRAWALRRGIAVIEWTFDPLVSRNAYFNLGKLAATAAEYLPDFYGGLGDGINVGDESDRLLVRWRIDGAEVAGACDGVPRTVDAGAARAAGALVALDRSADGAAVPGLVEGDQVLGKQLTGTGRVTGFDRAGWYLVSRGTPASPRSGTGRSPGFDVPR, from the coding sequence GTGAGCGCGCGAGCGGTGGACCGGAAGGCCGAGGTTGTCGCCACCGCCGCGGCTGCCGCGGCGGGCGTGCGGATCCGCGAGCTGTCCGACCTGTCCGAGCTGCAGTCGGTGCAGCGGCTGTTCGAACGAGTGTGGCGCACCGACGAAGCCGGCGTGCCGATCACGGCCGAACTGATGCGTGCGCTGACGAAGGCCGGCAATTACGTCGCCGGTGCCTACTCGGGCGACGAGCTGGTCGGCGCCTGTGCCGGGTTCTTCGGCACCCCGTCCGACGAAGTCCTGCACAGCCACATCGCCGGCGTGTCCCCGGCGGTGCGCCGTCACGTCGGGTTCGCGGTGAAACTGCACCAGCGGGCGTGGGCACTGCGGCGCGGCATCGCGGTGATCGAGTGGACGTTCGACCCGCTCGTGAGCCGTAACGCGTACTTCAACCTCGGCAAGCTCGCGGCCACCGCGGCGGAGTACCTGCCCGACTTCTACGGCGGGCTCGGCGACGGCATCAACGTCGGCGACGAGAGCGACCGGCTGCTGGTGCGCTGGCGCATCGACGGCGCGGAAGTCGCCGGCGCCTGCGACGGGGTCCCCCGAACGGTCGACGCCGGCGCGGCCCGCGCCGCCGGAGCACTCGTCGCGCTCGACCGTTCGGCGGACGGCGCCGCGGTACCCGGGCTGGTGGAAGGTGACCAAGTCCTGGGCAAGCAGCTGACCGGCACCGGACGCGTCACCGGATTCGACAGGGCCGGCTGGTACCTGGTTTCCCGGGGCACGCCGGCCTCACCCAGGTCCGGAACGGGGCGTTCGCCGGGCTTCGACGTGCCCCGGTGA
- a CDS encoding oligopeptide/dipeptide ABC transporter ATP-binding protein: MTDLSEVDGAADVTGELRFDDVSVRYGGRRRGTTVVDGVTLTVPSGATVGLVGESGSGKSTLARAAVGLVEPSGGRIVLDGKPVPRPGPVQMVFQDPYSSLDPRMTIGASIAEALPRGQRDRRGEVARLLEQVDLPADRAGQYPAQLSGGQRQRVALARALAARPEVIIADEITSALDVSVQGTVLNLVRDLQRRMRLSLLFISHDLAVVRYVSDFLAVMYLGRIVEQGPAADVLRDPQHPYTRELLAAAGAGVPDDTLEGEPADPQHPPSGCRFHPRCPVGPLVLDDREICHDTAPAGTGHRHHAACHFATAASAPDTAGRTG; the protein is encoded by the coding sequence ATGACGGATCTGTCCGAAGTGGATGGTGCAGCCGACGTGACGGGTGAACTGCGCTTCGACGACGTGTCGGTCCGCTACGGCGGCCGTCGTCGTGGCACGACAGTGGTCGACGGAGTGACGCTCACCGTCCCTTCCGGGGCGACGGTGGGTCTGGTCGGCGAGTCCGGTTCGGGGAAGTCGACGCTGGCGCGCGCGGCCGTGGGCCTGGTCGAACCGTCCGGTGGCCGGATCGTGCTCGACGGGAAGCCGGTGCCCCGGCCGGGTCCGGTGCAGATGGTCTTCCAGGACCCCTATTCGTCCCTCGATCCGCGGATGACCATCGGTGCTTCGATCGCCGAAGCGCTGCCACGCGGGCAGCGTGACCGGCGCGGCGAGGTGGCCCGGCTGCTGGAGCAGGTCGACCTGCCCGCCGACCGGGCCGGGCAGTATCCCGCGCAGCTGTCGGGCGGGCAGCGGCAGCGGGTCGCGCTCGCCCGTGCGCTCGCGGCCCGGCCCGAGGTGATCATCGCCGACGAGATCACCTCCGCACTCGACGTCTCCGTGCAGGGCACCGTGCTCAACCTGGTCCGTGACCTGCAACGGCGGATGCGGCTCTCGCTGCTGTTCATCTCCCACGACCTCGCCGTGGTTCGCTACGTCAGCGACTTCCTCGCGGTGATGTATCTCGGCCGGATCGTGGAACAGGGCCCGGCCGCCGACGTCCTGCGCGATCCGCAACACCCCTACACCCGCGAACTGCTGGCGGCGGCCGGCGCGGGCGTCCCGGACGACACGCTCGAAGGCGAGCCCGCGGATCCGCAGCACCCGCCGTCGGGCTGCCGGTTCCACCCGCGTTGCCCGGTGGGGCCGCTCGTGCTGGACGACCGGGAGATCTGCCACGACACCGCACCGGCCGGCACCGGACACCGCCACCACGCCGCCTGCCACTTCGCGACGGCCGCGTCCGCTCCGGACACCGCGGGGCGAACCGGATGA
- a CDS encoding S1 family peptidase translates to MRKTRVKIGVLGIASVGALALGAATTPVATAAMEPAAVMNSFGAATGGYYLDDAGKPVVTVLNDADVAKAQSSGVTAKVVQHSLGELTGVKQHLDSLGSVPNAGWGLDIAHNQVVVDVYDATPAAEKASLLKTVQQYGDLVRVDRHAGEMSLFIKGGDEISNGSGLCSNGFNVEKDGQKLMLSAGHCEVLGGGGPWNGGETVGYKFPDEDNLLIENASGEGPSETTDGTKITSFADAVVGEQMKRDGRTSGVTSGEVTKVDYTFEAEGYTVYHEFCTTAKSAGGDSGGPAYDGGKGLGTLSGGDGSTSCFFPATLSAERYGVTLPQS, encoded by the coding sequence ATGCGAAAGACTCGTGTCAAGATCGGAGTTCTCGGGATCGCCTCAGTGGGCGCGCTGGCGCTCGGTGCGGCCACGACGCCGGTGGCGACCGCCGCGATGGAACCGGCCGCGGTGATGAACAGCTTCGGCGCCGCCACCGGCGGCTACTACCTCGACGACGCGGGCAAGCCGGTGGTCACCGTGCTGAACGACGCCGACGTGGCCAAGGCGCAGTCCTCCGGGGTGACCGCGAAGGTGGTGCAGCACAGCCTGGGTGAGCTGACTGGGGTCAAGCAGCACCTCGACTCCCTCGGCAGTGTGCCCAACGCCGGCTGGGGCCTCGACATCGCCCACAACCAGGTGGTCGTCGACGTCTACGACGCGACCCCGGCGGCGGAGAAGGCCTCGCTGCTCAAGACCGTGCAGCAGTACGGCGACCTGGTGCGCGTCGACCGGCACGCGGGCGAGATGTCGTTGTTCATCAAGGGCGGCGACGAGATCAGCAACGGCAGCGGCCTGTGCTCCAACGGTTTCAACGTGGAGAAGGACGGCCAGAAGCTGATGCTGTCGGCCGGGCACTGCGAGGTGCTGGGCGGGGGCGGACCGTGGAACGGCGGCGAGACCGTCGGCTACAAGTTCCCGGACGAGGACAACCTGCTCATCGAGAACGCCTCGGGCGAGGGACCGAGCGAAACCACCGACGGCACGAAGATCACCAGCTTCGCCGACGCGGTGGTGGGCGAGCAGATGAAGCGCGACGGCCGCACCTCGGGCGTCACCTCCGGTGAGGTCACCAAGGTCGACTACACCTTCGAGGCCGAGGGATACACCGTCTACCACGAATTCTGCACCACGGCCAAGTCCGCGGGCGGTGACTCCGGCGGCCCGGCCTACGACGGGGGCAAGGGCCTCGGCACGCTGTCCGGCGGTGACGGTTCGACGTCGTGCTTCTTCCCGGCGACGCTGTCCGCCGAGCGGTACGGCGTGACGCTGCCGCAGTCCTGA
- a CDS encoding GNAT family N-acetyltransferase has protein sequence MRLREIRAADHRTLAGFDRDSARNNDPQVGGYRHWAAHRGDPADSGDDFHFAIEKLRTATLVGSIWVQADASADRFSYGIGIGVHHRRCGYAADAVATLLAFMFGHRRYRECEVSINGGNFASLALHGDLGFHEEGRPRDTELQCGEVRYPVLMSITADQFAAHHPVLAAARGADRRWRGRHGRIRRRGRHWPLDQPR, from the coding sequence GTGCGGTTGCGGGAGATCCGGGCCGCGGACCACCGCACGCTGGCCGGCTTCGACCGGGATTCGGCACGCAACAACGATCCGCAGGTCGGGGGCTATCGGCACTGGGCCGCGCATCGGGGTGACCCGGCCGATTCCGGCGACGACTTCCACTTCGCGATCGAGAAGCTGCGCACCGCGACGCTGGTCGGGTCGATCTGGGTGCAGGCCGACGCGTCCGCCGACCGGTTCAGCTACGGCATCGGGATCGGCGTGCACCACCGCCGCTGCGGCTACGCGGCCGACGCTGTGGCCACGCTGCTCGCGTTCATGTTCGGACACCGCCGGTACCGCGAGTGCGAGGTCAGCATCAACGGCGGCAACTTCGCCTCGCTGGCGCTGCACGGCGACCTCGGCTTCCACGAGGAGGGCCGGCCGCGCGACACCGAACTGCAGTGCGGAGAAGTCCGGTACCCGGTGCTGATGAGCATCACCGCGGACCAGTTCGCCGCCCACCACCCGGTCCTGGCCGCGGCCCGAGGCGCGGACCGCCGCTGGCGAGGCCGCCACGGCCGAATCCGCCGCCGAGGCCGGCACTGGCCACTCGACCAACCACGCTGA
- a CDS encoding ABC transporter substrate-binding protein, translating into MKKTIAALAGAGVLTAALTACGGGGQGGSVVEGGTFTYLIGSDLGTLDPQFTTLSVAIQAGKFLYDSLVSLDPKGEETAALAQQWEGDTTHAKYTLRKGVTCSDGSPLTAKQVADNINFVTDPANGSSMLGLTVQPGVRATADEAAGTVTVTAAAPDAFLVRNVGSLPIVCAKGMRDRGLLKQGSDGTGMFTLTEAVSGDHYTFTRRKDYRWGPNTGDPRGMPEHVVLRVVGNETTTANLLVSDQANAAQVNGPERQRLDAMDLEKKATQAILGEMWFDQAPGLPTADEAVRRALTQALDLGQLGQVLTSGTGRPTDGLVAPGMGPCGSSGLAGLLPKSDATAAKSALDSAGWVAGAGGVRAKDGKKLSVSFYYPTTLGSTMQAAAELVQQRWSAIGVQVEVKGMTDAESSQILAQNSWGAALVPLTTVLPSQLVPFFSGPGGTSGNNFAQVHNPEYDAAVKAASSLTGTSGCGKWADAEKALVRALNVVPFVNSVRPTYVQGARFDLAEGSIIPGSIRMLG; encoded by the coding sequence ATGAAGAAGACCATTGCGGCGCTGGCCGGTGCCGGCGTGCTGACCGCGGCGCTCACCGCCTGCGGAGGCGGCGGACAGGGCGGCTCGGTCGTCGAGGGCGGCACGTTCACCTACCTCATCGGCAGCGATCTGGGCACCCTCGACCCGCAGTTCACCACCCTGTCGGTGGCCATCCAGGCCGGCAAGTTCCTCTACGACTCCCTCGTCTCCCTCGATCCCAAGGGCGAGGAAACCGCCGCACTCGCGCAGCAGTGGGAGGGCGACACCACGCACGCGAAGTACACGCTGCGCAAGGGCGTCACCTGTTCCGACGGTTCCCCGCTCACCGCGAAACAGGTGGCCGACAACATCAATTTCGTGACCGACCCCGCCAACGGGTCGTCGATGCTCGGGCTGACGGTCCAGCCGGGGGTGCGGGCGACCGCCGACGAAGCGGCCGGCACCGTCACGGTCACCGCGGCCGCTCCCGACGCGTTCCTGGTGCGCAACGTCGGCAGCCTGCCGATCGTCTGCGCGAAGGGCATGCGCGATCGCGGGCTGCTGAAGCAGGGCTCGGACGGCACCGGCATGTTCACCCTGACCGAAGCAGTTTCCGGTGACCACTACACGTTCACCCGGCGCAAGGACTACCGCTGGGGCCCGAACACCGGCGACCCCCGTGGCATGCCGGAGCACGTGGTGCTGCGCGTGGTCGGCAACGAGACCACCACCGCGAACCTGCTGGTGTCCGACCAGGCCAACGCCGCACAGGTGAACGGCCCGGAGCGGCAGCGGCTCGACGCGATGGACCTGGAAAAGAAGGCCACGCAGGCCATCCTCGGTGAGATGTGGTTCGACCAGGCGCCCGGCCTGCCGACCGCCGACGAGGCGGTCCGCCGCGCGCTGACGCAGGCCCTCGACCTCGGCCAGCTCGGCCAGGTACTCACCAGCGGTACCGGCCGGCCGACCGACGGGCTCGTGGCGCCGGGCATGGGGCCCTGCGGTTCCAGCGGTCTCGCCGGACTGCTGCCGAAGTCCGACGCGACCGCCGCGAAGTCCGCTTTGGACTCCGCGGGCTGGGTCGCGGGCGCGGGCGGCGTCCGCGCCAAGGACGGCAAGAAGCTCAGCGTCTCGTTCTACTACCCGACCACGCTCGGCTCGACGATGCAGGCGGCCGCCGAGCTGGTCCAGCAGCGCTGGAGCGCGATCGGCGTGCAGGTCGAGGTGAAGGGCATGACCGACGCGGAGAGTTCGCAGATCCTCGCGCAGAACAGCTGGGGCGCGGCACTCGTGCCGCTGACCACCGTGCTGCCCTCGCAGCTGGTGCCGTTCTTCTCCGGCCCCGGCGGCACGAGCGGGAACAACTTCGCGCAGGTGCACAACCCCGAGTACGACGCGGCGGTCAAGGCCGCCTCCAGCCTCACGGGCACGTCGGGATGCGGCAAGTGGGCCGACGCGGAGAAGGCCCTCGTGCGGGCGCTGAACGTGGTGCCGTTCGTGAACAGTGTCCGGCCGACCTACGTGCAGGGCGCGCGGTTCGACCTGGCCGAAGGCTCCATCATCCCCGGCTCGATCCGGATGCTCGGCTGA